In Cheilinus undulatus linkage group 16, ASM1832078v1, whole genome shotgun sequence, one DNA window encodes the following:
- the rnf115b gene encoding E3 ubiquitin-protein ligase RNF115 yields the protein MAEAADTAQHRFFCHCCKCETNPKLPDLVCPRCDSGFIEEVAEDSSLLQDSSSSSSEESNSFSELWQLLFMERSALLSHPPSSESNPGDSEQTSPDLSCPSPALSGATDTTESELSSSPVQETSSRPEQRPAVEGIVQQFLSGLFANNGNPGAAPAALYSMLQLYGNPGDYAWGQGGLDAVITELLGQLESSGPPPAEKDMISSLPTVCISKEQTDCRLECPVCREEYVLGESVRKLPCLHFFHSECIVPWLELHDTCPVCRKSLDGIDNSLLPTSEPPDARSIRTEQQERQAI from the exons ATGGCGGAGGCTGCGGACACCGCACAACATCGGTTTTTCTGTCattgctgtaaatgtgaaacTAACCCCAAACTCCCG GATTTAGTCTGCCCCAGATGTGACTCCGGCTTTATTGAGGAGGTGGCAGAGGACTCAAG TCTCCTGCAGGACAGCTCATCATCCTCCAGTGAAGAATCAAACTCGTTCTCAGAA CTATGGCAACTCTTGTTTATGGAACGCTCTGCCCTACTGTCACATCCGCCTTCCTCAGAATCAAACCCAGGCGACAGCGAGCAGACTTCTCCTGATCTGAGCTGTCCATCTCCAGCACTGTCTGGCGCTACTGACACCACAGAGTCAGAGTTGTCCTCCTCGCCAGTGCAGGAGACGTCGTCGAGGCCTGAACAGAGGCCTGCAGTAGAAGG TATCGTGCAGCAGTTCTTGTCAGGCCTCTTTGCCAATAACGGAAACCCCGGTGCTGCACCAGCTGCGTT aTACAGCATGCTACAGTTGTATGGAAACCCTGGAGATTATGCGTGGGGTCAGGGAGGTCTGGATGCTGTCATCACAGAG TTGTTAGGACAATTGGAGAGTTCGGGTCCTCCTCCTGCAGAAAAAGACATGATCTCATCCCTGCCAACGGTTTGCATCTCTAAGGAACAGACAG ACTGCAGACTGGAGTGTCCGGTGTGTAGGGAGGAGTATGTACTAGGAGAATCTGTCAGGAAGCTTCCCTGCCTCCATTTCTTCCACAGTGAATGTATAGTGCCTTGGCTGGAGTTG CATGATACCTGCCCTGTGTGCCGAAAAAGCCTTGACGGCATCGATAACAGCCTCCTGCCCACATCAGAACCCCCAGACGCTCGCTCCATCCGCACAGAGCAACAGGAGAGACAAGCGATCTGA